From Babylonia areolata isolate BAREFJ2019XMU chromosome 14, ASM4173473v1, whole genome shotgun sequence:
ggcagccagacaacacaacatctgctgcagtcctgcccgctccaccaagcgctccgagagaaaacctggcccgacccaatcccagcggccaggaagctctacggaggactggaggacctgcgacgtactgttGCCTTCGTCgagggagacgggggaatccatctgataaatgacgaacgagacaacagacaTGTGTCCATGAACGGACAGGTATGAACCTGGCGGAATCCCGGAGGGCGGGGGCGGACAtggacaggaggaggaaggtggtggcggTGTCTTCACtgctgtatgtatgatagtcagtcgtgttcgactatgaccatcagaacagcagaggaggtaactgctgtcccgcctacctgggctagaatttgatcgtagtggagagcgtcttgcccaagttacgtccccactctctcggccaagagggttttaggacagtcggcgttgggcttCACTGGTACCCCAACGACGTCAACGAAAGTCAAAGGGTTGGTAACATGTATCCGTTCCTCCTTAGACAGTCAAGAAGAAGATATACAGTCAAGGATAGccaaatatgcacacagacattTCTCTCTTCAACAATACAATTACAACAtacagcttcaagaatatgcgcaatAACCAGattcttatttttaaaaaaaaaaaattattaaaaaaacaaaacaaaaaaacaacaacaaacaacagcaactgtCGTTGTGAGCAGGATCTCCGACGTTTCATCAGTCAAACTGTGTATTAGGAACTGAACGGATGGCGGTATCCAGAGCTCAACTGATGAGGTTTATGTTATTGTCCTGTGACTTCTTCttgacaataaaatatcattaTGCTATCGGattcacacacatcgcacacatacacaaacacacgcacacacacacacacacacaaacacatacgcacgcacacaaagtttCAAGGTGTCGAAGCGTGCGGtctgacccatatacgctacaccacatctgcttaagaaaaaaaaaccgcaccccagaaacaggaaacaaaagGAATATAGTATATTTCAACTTGAATTGATATGAATGTTTTGGTAAACAGTTTAATTGAACCATATcgtaaacaaatacacacacaaccacacgcgcgcacaaacacacatacacatttaccacTGCctcaaacaataataaaaagaagaagagaagagactacacacacacacgcgcgcgcgcgcgcgcacacacacacacacaacacaacataacacacacacacatacacacacattcacaactgcctcaaacaataataaaaagaagagaagagaccacacacacacacacacacacacacacacacacacacattcacaactgcctcaaacaataataaaaagaagagaagagactacacacacacacacacacacacacacacacacacacacacacacacacacacacacacaccttcgccaCTGCCTCAAACAATAACaaaccagaagaaaaagagaagacacTATCAAAGTTCCAAAAGAACTGTCGCCACAGATTATTTCCCACTGGAACCTAATCTCTCTCCCACAGTTTCCGCGGCTTTCGGGGCTTCGTTTTCTATTTTCCACAAGCTGAAAcccacgttaactctctccatacgaacggcgaaagagacgacgttaacagcgtttcaccccaattaccatcatcaaaatattgcaagcggaaggctcttatactgaagacgtgaatgttgaaaaaagaataccacaattctgacgacggaagctaaaggctgggtcattcagacacccactggacatccgaggggtctgtgtagaggagaagagaggactggccgtactgagtgagttaagatgcaaacaaaatgcataccataaagagacaaacatacagatgaCAAACGCCATCGAACCCGAATTATTCGTTCGAAAACCACAGGGGgattaaaaaaacagaaggatAAAACCCTATTATTTTTTGGCACAGAATATGAGCCACCATGGGGAATACCGAATTACCGACAATGCCCGAAAACACGACCGTTTTATATCGGATTTTATTGCAAAGCTCATAAATCGactgctgtgcgtgcgtgcgtgcgtgtgtgtgtgtgtgtgtgtgtgtgtgtgtgtgtgtgtgtgtgtgtgtgtgtgtgtgtttgtgtgcgtgcgtgcatgtgtgaggaagggaggacgggtgtgtatatatatctatctctaattatatatgtatctctctctctctctctctctatatatatatatatatatatacatatgtgtgtgtgtgtgtgtgtgtgtgtgtgtgtgtgtgtgtgtgtgtgtgtgtgtgcgcgtctgtacacgtgtgtgcgcgtgcgttcgtaCATTATTTATATCTATGTATGTCTATCGGTGCAATCCCGAGGAAAAGGCAACAGAGTCGAACAGTTGAGGttagttttacttcttttttttttataacacaaaTTTTATCAGTACAGCTCCAAAACTACTTTTCCCACAGGGATTTCTCTACCAGTTTTAAGTTTCAAGCTTTCGCCAAGACGGCTTCCTCGAGAAAtgaatgctgaaaaaaaaagaaaaagaaaaaggagaagaaaaaagttcaTGCATTTCTTGACGTGACAGTATGTCAGCGCGTGCATTCAACACTCAAATCCTTCcgaaccctctgtctgtctgtctgtctgtctgtctgcatgtctgactctctgtctcttattctctcaGTCTTTCTGGCCACAAGAGCGAGCAGAATCTGCCAGAGAAACAGAGTCCTCGTCACCCTTTCCAGCCAAGGAAGCATGAGACACATAGTTCGCATGTCGCCAGTGATCACCACCCACACGACAGGGAAAGAAGGAGTCAAGAGTGCGGAGAAAGAATACAGATACAACATAAATGTTCattcgtaaagagagagagagacaggtgggggggaggggaggagaggagggggggagagagggagagagggagacgggggagagagagggagagagagggagagagggagagagagggtggagatgggggggtagaggggaggtagagacaggggggggggggagagggagagaggggggagagagaggggggaaagagggggggagagagggagagctagagagagagagagaaggagagagagggtggagatggggggggggggagaggggagggagagggagagaggggggagagagaggagaaagaaagagagagagaggggccagagagagagagagagggggggagagagagagggagagagagagggagggagagagagagggagggagggagggagagagagggagggagggagagagagggagggagagggagagagagagagcgctcacacacacaaacacacatacgcaccccccccccccccgcccccccccacacacacacacacgtgaagactGTATGTCGGCTCTCTAAGTGGCAGAAaatccataatcatcatcacgatATTCTGCAGTCTCCTGCTCCTCTACGACATACTATATTACAGGTAACAGCTGTtgacaggagtgagagagagacagagacagagacagagacagagacagagagagagagagacagagagagaaagagacagagacagagcggccgttacatacagaaaaacaacaacgaatccATACCAAGAAACAAATCAAATATCTGCACagcgggcgcacgcacgcacgcacgcaaacacacacacacacacacacacacacacacacacacacacacacaggacagacagattaCAGCCAACAGAAAGATTGGAGACATCGGAAAGACTGGAGACATCAGAAAGACTGGAGACATCAGGAAGAGTGGAGACATCAGAAAGAATGGAGACATCAGGAAGAGTGGAGACATCAGAAAGACTGGAGACatgagaaagagtggagacatCAGAAAGACTGGAGACATCAGAAAGATTAAAGACTGGAGACATGAGAAAGATTGGAGACATCAGAAAGACTGGAGACATCAGAAAGATTAAAGACTGGAGACACCAGAAAGACTGGAGACACCAGAAAGACTGGAGACATCAGGAAGAGTGGAGACatcagaaagagtgagagtggagACATCAGAAAGAGTGGAGACATCAGAAAGAGTGGAGACATCAGGAAGAGTGGAGACATCAGAAAGACTGGAGACATCAGAAAGATTGGAGACATCAGGAAGAGTGGAGACATCAGAAAGAGTGAGAGTAGAGACATCAGAAAGAGTGGAGACACCAGAAAGACTGGAGACATCAGGAAGAGTGGAGACATCAGAAAGAGTGGAGACATCAGAAAGACTGGAGACATCAGAAAGAGTGGAGACATCAGAAAGAGTGGAGACATCAGAAAGAGTGGAGACACCAGAAAGACTGGAGACATCAGAAAGACTGGAGACATCAGAAAGAGTGGAGACATCAGAAAGATTGGAGACATCAGAAAGGCTGGAGACATCAGAAAGAGTGGAGACATCAGAAAGATTAAAGACTGGAGACATCAGAAAGAGTGGAGACATCAGAAAGACTGGAGACATCAGAAAGAGTGGAGACATGAGAAAGACTGGAGACATCAGGAAGAGTGGAGACatgagaaagagtggagacatCAGAAAGATTAAAGACTGGAGACATCAGAAAGAGTGGAGACATGAGAAAGACTGGAGACATCAGAAAGATTAAAGACTGGAGACATCAGAAAGAGTGGAGACGTCAGAAAGACTGGAGACACCAGAAAGAGTGGAGACATCAGAAAGAGTGGAGACATCAGAAAGACTGGAGACATCAGGAAGAGTGGAGACATCAGAAAGAGTGGAGACATCAGAAAGAGTGGAGACATCAGGAAGAGTGGAGACATCAGGAAGAGTGGAGACATCAGGAAGAGTGGAGACATCAGAAAGAGTGGAGACATCAGAAAGAGTGGAGACATCAGGAAGACTGGAGACATCAGAAAGACTGGAGACATCAGAAAGACTGGAGACATCAGAAAGAGTGGAGACATCAGAAAGAGTGGAGACATCAGAAAGATTAAAGACTGGAGACATCAGAAAGACTGGAGACATCAGAAAGACTGGAGACATCAGAAAGACTGGAGACATCAGAAAGTCTGGAGACATCAGGAAGAGTGGAGACATCAGAAAGACTGGAGACATCAGAAAGACTGGAGACACCAGAAAGAGTGGAGACATCAGAAAGACTGGAGACACCAGAAAGAGTGGAGACATCAGAAAGACTGGAGACATCAGGAAGAGTGGAGACATCAGAAAGACTGGAGACATCAGAAAGATTAAAGACTGGAGACATCAGAAAGAGTGGAGACATCAGAAAGACTGGAGACATCAGA
This genomic window contains:
- the LOC143289391 gene encoding uncharacterized protein LOC143289391; its protein translation is MSPDFLMSPVFLMSPVFLMSPVFLMSPVFNLSDVSTLSDVSTLSDVSSLSDVSSLSDVSSLPDVSTLSDVSTLSDVSTLPDVSTLPDVSTLPDVSTLSDVSTLSDVSTLPDVSSLSDVSTLSDVSTLSAFLILSDVSTLPDVSTLSDVSTLSDVSTLTLSDVSTLPDVSSLSGVSSLSGVSSL